The following proteins are encoded in a genomic region of Galbibacter sp. BG1:
- the queA gene encoding tRNA preQ1(34) S-adenosylmethionine ribosyltransferase-isomerase QueA, translating into MKLSHFNFELPKELLAEYPSENRDESRLMVLHRKEQKIEHKMFKDLIDYFDEGDVMVLNNTKVFPARLFGNKEKTGARIEVFLLRELNVEQRLWDVLVDPARKIRIGNKLYFGEDESLVAEVIDNTTSRGRTLRFLYDGSYEEFRKKLNDLGETPLPKYIKRDVEATDEERYQTIYAKTEGAVAAPTAGLHFSKHLLKRLEIKGIDFAELTLHVGLGTFNPVEVEDLSKHKMDSEELFIDEKAAAIVNNAKDNKRKVCAIGTTAMRGLESSVSSDLMLNPYEGWTNKFIFPPYDFSIANCMVTNFHTPKSTLLMMISAFAGHDFMMKAYKEAIKEGYRFYSYGDAMLIL; encoded by the coding sequence ATGAAATTATCACATTTTAATTTTGAACTTCCAAAGGAGTTATTGGCAGAATACCCTTCAGAAAATAGGGATGAATCCCGTTTAATGGTACTGCACCGTAAAGAGCAGAAAATCGAACATAAAATGTTCAAGGATTTAATAGATTATTTCGATGAAGGAGATGTAATGGTTTTAAACAATACCAAGGTTTTTCCAGCGAGGTTATTTGGTAATAAAGAGAAAACCGGAGCCCGTATCGAAGTTTTCCTGTTAAGGGAATTAAATGTTGAGCAACGCCTTTGGGATGTATTGGTAGATCCTGCCAGAAAAATTAGAATTGGTAATAAATTATATTTTGGTGAAGACGAAAGTCTTGTGGCCGAAGTTATAGATAATACTACCTCTAGAGGAAGAACGCTTCGTTTCCTGTATGATGGCTCTTATGAAGAATTCAGAAAAAAATTGAATGATTTAGGGGAAACACCGCTTCCTAAATACATAAAAAGAGATGTAGAGGCTACAGACGAAGAGCGATATCAAACCATTTACGCCAAGACAGAAGGAGCTGTGGCGGCACCTACAGCTGGGCTTCATTTCTCTAAGCACTTGTTAAAGCGTTTGGAAATTAAAGGGATTGATTTTGCTGAACTTACCCTACATGTCGGATTGGGAACTTTTAACCCTGTGGAAGTGGAAGACCTATCCAAACATAAAATGGATAGCGAAGAATTGTTTATCGATGAAAAGGCAGCGGCTATTGTAAATAACGCCAAAGACAACAAACGAAAAGTATGTGCTATTGGGACTACGGCTATGCGTGGTTTGGAGAGTTCTGTCTCTTCAGACTTAATGCTGAACCCTTACGAGGGTTGGACCAATAAGTTCATTTTCCCTCCATACGATTTTAGTATTGCCAATTGTATGGTTACCAACTTCCATACTCCTAAATCTACACTTTTAATGATGATTTCTGCTTTTGCAGGTCACGATTTTATGATGAAAGCTTATAAGGAAGCCATAAAAGAAGGGTATAGATTCTACTCTTATGGAGATGCGATGCTAATTTTATAA
- the rlmN gene encoding 23S rRNA (adenine(2503)-C(2))-methyltransferase RlmN yields the protein MQTKKKDIRALTKEQLRDFFVSQGDKAFRGNQVYEWLWGKAAYSFDAMTNISKETRQMLEDNFVINHIKVDQMQRSSDGTIKNAVRLHDDLIVESVLIPTATRTTACVSSQVGCSLDCKFCATAKLKRMRNLNPDEIYDQVVAIDNESRLYFDKPLSNIVFMGMGEPLMNYNNVLAAIEKITSLEGLGMSPRRITVSTSGVPKMIKKMADTEVKFKLAVSLHSAIDEVRTTIMPFNATFPLADLREALEYWYNKTKSRITYEYVVWRGINDRRKDVEALVQFCKFAPSKVNIIEYNPIGDDQFKQADSNALDMYKEILERNGITVTVRRSRGKDIDAACGQLANKS from the coding sequence ATGCAAACCAAGAAAAAAGACATACGCGCTTTAACCAAAGAACAGTTGAGGGATTTCTTTGTATCTCAAGGGGATAAAGCCTTCCGTGGTAACCAGGTTTATGAATGGTTATGGGGAAAAGCGGCGTACTCTTTCGATGCGATGACCAATATTTCTAAGGAAACCCGCCAAATGCTGGAGGATAACTTTGTGATCAATCACATAAAAGTAGACCAAATGCAGCGCAGTAGCGATGGTACCATAAAAAATGCGGTGCGTTTGCACGACGATTTAATTGTAGAATCGGTTTTAATTCCCACGGCAACCAGAACAACCGCTTGTGTATCGAGTCAGGTTGGGTGTAGTTTAGATTGTAAATTCTGTGCTACCGCCAAATTAAAGCGGATGCGTAATTTAAATCCAGACGAGATCTACGATCAAGTGGTGGCCATCGATAACGAAAGCAGGCTGTATTTCGACAAACCGCTCTCCAATATTGTATTTATGGGGATGGGCGAACCTCTTATGAATTATAACAATGTGTTGGCGGCCATCGAAAAAATAACTTCTCTAGAAGGATTGGGGATGTCTCCACGAAGGATTACCGTTTCTACCTCGGGAGTGCCAAAAATGATTAAAAAAATGGCAGATACCGAGGTAAAATTTAAATTGGCAGTTTCGCTGCACTCCGCCATCGATGAGGTGCGTACTACCATTATGCCTTTTAATGCCACTTTTCCTCTTGCCGATCTTCGGGAAGCGTTGGAATATTGGTACAATAAAACCAAAAGTAGAATTACCTACGAGTATGTGGTTTGGCGAGGGATTAACGATCGACGTAAAGATGTAGAGGCCTTGGTTCAATTCTGCAAATTCGCCCCTTCAAAGGTAAATATCATTGAGTACAATCCCATTGGCGACGATCAGTTTAAACAGGCAGACAGCAACGCTTTGGATATGTACAAAGAAATTTTGGAACGCAATGGAATTACGGTTACCGTAAGACGTTCCAGGGGAAAGGATATCGATGCTGCCTGCGGACAGTTGGCAAACAAGTCTTAG